AAGCTAATATTTAATTGCAAATCCCTTGCAAGCAATCACAGATACCATAGACATCACCAGACTCTTGCTTTCACActttgaaatgcttttccagGGCTTTAATTCAGCCATTTTCAATGGTTGCTACTAGTTCTGGGGAGTTTCCGCCTTTAGTCTCCTCTTCAGCTGGTAATAATTACTTCAgcttataattataaattaatttctttaataaaaataaacactcttactgaccccaacctTTTAAACGTGTATATActgagatttaaactcaaatAAAGGGCCCTATCTAATGCTGATTTTTGCAGGAGGTTGACATACAGCTCTCACGAACGCAGTAAGGTAACCTTCAgactgtctctctgtctgtcgaTCCACCTGTAGAGAGACTCTGGGCACCCGGATCCTGTACAGACCATCAACTGCTGCCACCTCCTGAAGGACACAGGCAGAGAAATACAATATATTAGACCAGAGACACAGCAGACATTTCATCCTTGCTTTCCTAAAGAGCAGGTTCTCACCTTCAGTGTATTCCTGTCTTTCTCAGAGAGCTGGTTTTGTGAGAGATACACGCTGTTTTCTCTTCCACCCCTGAACTGTAGGGCACCACGAAGGTGAAATCTGGGAACATCGTCTGAAACAAAAACCCAGCAGTGACGTCGCTATAAAGAGGCATATTAATAGACAGACTaactattaaatatttaccTTAATACTCACCCACTTCAAATGAATGCTCTAGTGGCACAGAGAATCCGCTGAAATCGGTGTCCACCGCTTCTCCCACCTGACAGACAAAACCGTTTACCGTTACATTCATTCGGTCTCCATTCAGACGGATCAGATAGCAGCATAACCTAACATGCGAAGATGGCGCAAGAAACCAGCGAATACACATATCGAGATGTTTAAAGGACATTTTCAACTTACCCTTCGACCGTTATTGCATTCGCCAGACTGTGTCCATAAAAGCGTAATAATTGACAGGACGGACAAAATAAGCGACAAGGGTCTAATCGTGGCCATTTTGTCGCAAGTCTTGGAACTTCCGCTTTGTGTAACGGAAATAACAGTTACGgcgtttcaaaataaaagtcgtAGAAACATTTAAGATCATCGATTAATGCTACGTTTATattcatcatttattttttacgtgctaattttaaagcatcaatATCCTCCTGAGaccagaaaaaaagttttttgaatttagtattttttcacgtcattatattgtttagagcataagaaacaaattaaaaaatatatttttttgaaaaataatattatccatGTTATGCTATGTGCtagctctgtagtggactccaGTCAGGACTAAGTTGTttagaaaataaaatgacatgaaatgacatgtataggcaaaaacaatgggatttttttcttaaatcaccaattattttttatgcttCAGGactgtttttaaccaaactttgtataaagatgaatctcaactatgttatgaaagatAGAAAGATTTTCCCATTCAATACAATGTATCTATAAATTGTATCTAATTTAcatattaatgtg
The window above is part of the Chanodichthys erythropterus isolate Z2021 chromosome 3, ASM2448905v1, whole genome shotgun sequence genome. Proteins encoded here:
- the emc10 gene encoding ER membrane protein complex subunit 10 isoform X1 encodes the protein MATIRPLSLILSVLSIITLLWTQSGECNNGRRVGEAVDTDFSGFSVPLEHSFEVDDVPRFHLRGALQFRGGRENSVYLSQNQLSEKDRNTLKEVAAVDGLYRIRVPRVSLQVDRQTERQSEGYLTAFVRACSLVESHLSDVITLHTDVSGYVIGISIVTIPGSCRGIEVEDEVDLEVFNTTISVVAPVTAPAPETAPYIERMEQEMEKKGKNPQEQKSFFAKYWMYIVPLVLFLMMSGAQDQSGGGAGGGAANGGGR
- the emc10 gene encoding ER membrane protein complex subunit 10 isoform X2, with translation MATIRPLSLILSVLSIITLLWTQSGECNNGRRVGEAVDTDFSGFSVPLEHSFEVDDVPRFHLRGALQFRGGRENSVYLSQNQLSEKDRNTLKEVAAVDGLYRIRVPRVSLQVDRQTERQSEGYLTAFVRACSLVESHLSDVITLHTDVSGYVIGISIVTIPGSCRGIEVEDEVDLEVFNTTISVVAPVTAPAPETAPYIERMEQEMEKKGKNPQEQKSFFAKYWYLILGGAVFLMATSSAQTPPGGAREQS